TGACTTGGTACAACATAGGTACAACATTTTGCTATTTTGAAGGCAACATTTTTATTGATGTTAAATTCTTCTATTTGTTTTTAAACCCTATGAATTTACTATCAGAATAATAAATTTTACTATGCCGCAACCTCGGTTCTTCGTAAGGGAAGTTTATTATCATACAATATACACGCAATTTAAACTCGTAAAATACTTCCATCAAAAGACTTCTATATAACTCCTTCTTAAATATTTGAATATCAAGCTGCTTCTTCGAGTTCCTTTTGTATGTGGGCAACCTTTTTCTGCAAGTTGTCGAGCCTCTTTTGCTGACTGTGCCTTTTCATTTTTACTAAAATGGATTCATCGTATTCAACCTGGTGTGTTACCATGGTGTAGACTATGGATGCCAGTTTGTTCCCAGTTGCAATCGCGGCCGCCTTACCGCCATTTTTAGCCCTTTGGATTCGGTAATAATCACCCAAAGGCCCTTTGCTTTTCCAAAGGCAGCTGCCACATTTCCGGAATATGTGCCCGGCGGTATTCTTTTTGTTCATCAGGTGGCTGCTAATCAGCTTTCCTCCTGATTGTTTGTTGTTGGGGACAAGGTTCAGCCATGATAGGAACTGTTTCCTTGTAGGCCATTTACTGAAATCACTTCCCATTTCCCCAAGGATGTTCAGTCCACTCAGGCTATCTATACCGTCTATTTGGGTAATGTCCACACCCAATTGTGTTTTTAGGTAACTGTCGACATCAAATTTTGGGGTGTTCTTGTTTTTCGTTTTTTTCTTTTTGTTAACGGGGTCTTTATCCTCGCCGGGAACCTCGATCGTTTCCCTTTTTTTAAGTGCCTTTTCTATATTTTCATCGCACTGCTGCATTTGTGCGTGCACGAAATGGAAGGAATCGTAGGCCTGTTGAAGTGTAAACAGGTATTCTTCCCGCCATGTCCCTTCCAGGGATTTCATTATGGTCTCCTTGCTCGCCCTGACGCACCTGTCTCTGAGCTCCGCCAATATTTCCGTGTCTCTTTCCCCGTCAAGGATTGCGCTAACAATGGACATGCCTGTTTTTCCTGCAAGATCCCTAATTACCTTGTGCAGCTTTATGTTCATCTGTTCCATGGATTTCTGCATGTGCTGGAGGTAGCGGCTGGCCTGACGGATCAGGTTCTGTCGGTGTCTGGTGTAAGTGCGCAGTTCCCGGGTATAGTTGTCCGGCTGGAAACTGTTCGACAAAAGCCCACAGCTATGAAGCTTCTGTATCCATTCCGCATCGCTCATGTCCGTTTTCCTGCCACTTACGTTCTTGACATTTCGTGCGTTTACCAGAAATACCTCGAAACCGTAGTCTTCCAAAAGGAGGAAAAGATTGAGCCAATAAATGCCCGTTGATTCCATGGCGATAGTTGTAATGCCACATTTTTTAAGCCATCTCGCTATTTGGTGCAGGTCACAAGTGAAGGCTGTGAAACGCCTTACTCTTTCAGCGTCCCTATCTTCCGGGACTGCCACCCAATGTTCCGTGCTACCGATGTCGATGCCCGCTGCATTTGGGTTCATCATGGCCATTTCGACCACTTCTTTTTTTGTCTTTTTCATTTCAGAACTGTTTTTAGGTTAAACAAAAGAGCCTCGGGTCCGCCCATTTTTACGTTCTGTAATCTTCTATAAGGGATTGCTGGGCATCACCAATGAAAAACCTACAACGGGAGGGACCAGACTACGGCAAGGGTTTGAAAACACCAATTTCTTTTAGGTCTTGACTACCCGAAGCCCATATGTAAAGTTATTGAATTTTATGACCCAAATCCTTGTTTTGGAGGTTACTACGGCATAAAGCCAATGCTCTTTCCAACGCTTATTTATTCCGTTTCCTTTTGAGCCAAGATTTTATCTTCCGTTTGGTTCCTGCTCAAATATTGTTTAATCAAAAATTTGAGTATTATGACAACAAAAGCGAGTATCACAAGAAAGAGCGGTAAAAAAATTACGGCCGCTAAGAAAGAAGTCAAAGAAAAATTGACACAAAAAGCGAGTAAGGCTATTTTGAGCAACCTTTCCTATCAGTTTTTTTTGCAAAGTAAATGACCCAGATACTGCAAAATACTATGAACGATTTTTTGAGATTGTCCGTAAAGAAACCACAAGTATCAACCGTGGTCATAATCTGAATTTTGATACACGGATTACCACAGGCGAAAAAGAAGTTTCCAAACGCAGGGCAGATGTTTTCTTTCGTTTGAAACAAGGCGAGTTTATAACTTTTGCTGATGGCGAGTATAAAAGAGTTCAATTTAAACTACAAGCGATTAAAAGGGAAATACCATATCCTCATCAACATTTCACAACTGATGAATTAAAGCTCAATTTTGAACGGATTTATAGAGAGGCAAAATCTATATTTAAGGTTAACTAAAATTAGCTAATAAAGATTTAAAAAATCCATAATAATGGGTTTAGCTTATTGCTTTAACTTAAAATTATCTCAAAACCTGATAGTAAAAAATACTATTAAGAATTATTCTAAATAATTTGGACAATACAAAAGAGGATATTATATTTGCGGCCTATTTATAATCATTCTAAATAAAATTGTAAAATGAAAATTCTATCCTTCACAGCAACTACCTTGCTATTTTACATCACGGGATTGGCACAGACCAACCCACAACAAAAAGATTCAATTAAGCAACAAACCGAACAACTTAAGGAAGTCATCGTTACGGGAAATGTATTATTGGGAAGTAAATTTGAGGCACAAAACAAAACGGGTTCTGCAACTTATATCTCAAAAGAAGACTTGAAAAAGTTCTCTTTCACCAATATCAACAGAATTTTACGCACGGTTCCAGGCATCAACATCTATGAAGAAGATGGTTTTGGATTACGCCCAAACATTAGTTTAAGAGGTACTTCGCCTGAGCGCAGCGCAAAAATTAATTTAATGGAAGATGGTGTGTTGATTGCACCCGCCCCTTACAGTGCACCAGCTGCCTACTATTTTCCTACTATTGGCAGAATGGAAGCCATAGAGGTGTTAAAAGGAAGCAGCCAAATACAGTACGGCCCCAACACCACAGGTGGTGCCATAAATATGATATCCTCTCGTATACCGGAAAAATTTTCTGGAAAAGCATCGATTGCTGCCGGAAACTATGATTCAAGAAACACCCAATTGGTCTTAGGCAATAGTTTTAAGAATTTTGGGTTTGTGACTGATTATTTCAACTACAGTTCTGATGGTTTTAAGGATTTAGACGGTGGTGGCAACACGGGTTTTGACAAGACAGATTATATGGCCAAATTTAGAGTAAACACAAATTTGGATGCCAAAATCTATCAGTCGCTATTGTTTAAAATCCAATATTCAGAAGAAGAGGCCAACGAGACCTATTTGGGACTTACAGATGCAGATTTTGAGGAAAGTCCTTTTAGAAGATACAGAGCTTCTTCAGAGGATGTGATGAACGCCAAACACCAACAGTACCAGCTTACCCATTTTATCCGTTTGTCACCATCCCTTGATATAAGGACAACAGGATACCTCAATAGATTTAAACGAAATTGGTATAAATTGGATGACGTGAATTTGGGCGAACGCGTAAGTATTAACAACATTTTGTCTTCACCAGAAAATTTTCCTTCAGAATATCAAACCCTCATGGGTAACGAGGACACCCAAATGGATGCATTAGGTATAAAGGCCAACAATAGGATTTATACCTCAAACGGAATTCAATCCATTGCTACACTAAAATGGGGTAACCAATGGGTACAGCGCTTAGAAGCGGGCATACGTTACCACGAAGATGACGAGGATAGGTTTCAATGGGTGGATAGATATGCGTTTGAAAACCAAGAATTAATACAGACTACAGTTGGTGAAAAAGGAACAGATGCCAACCGTATAAGCAGTGCCAAAGCACTGGCAGCACATTTACTATACACGGTAAAAATTGAAAATTTGACTTTGACCCCAGGGTTGCGCTATGAAAACATCACATTAACTAGAATGGATTATGGTACTGATGATCCTTTACGAACAGGTCAAAATCTATCGATTAGAGAAAACGAAGTGGATGTCTGGATTCCTGGAATAGGAGCTAATTATAGGTTCAGTAACAACATATCAATATTCGGTGGTGTGCATAAAGGTTTTTCGCCACCAAGTAATACGCCGGGGCAAAATCCTGAAGAAAGCATTAATTATGAATTGGGTTCCCGATTTAGCCTAAAAGGTTTCACTGGCGAAGTTGTGGGCTTTTACAATGACTACCAAAACCTACTTGGAAGTGATTTGGCTGCTACAGGTGGCACGGGAAGTCTTGACCAGTTTAATGCAGGTGAAGTACGCGTCAGCGGAATTGAATTTTTACTGAATTACAACCTATTATATAATAAGTCAGAAAAATTTAAACTTCCTCTATCGATTTCCTATACCCTCACGGACACAGAATTTCTGACCAGTTTTGATAGTAACGAAGATATTTATGGAGTGGTTACCATAGGGGACGAAATACCATACATCGCAAAAAATCAATTAAATGCAACTTTTGGACTAGAGCATAAGAAATTTGAAGTGAGCTTGAATTCACGATACACAAGCGCTTTCAGAACAAAAGCAGGTGCTGGAACAATCCCAGAAAACTTTAAAGTAGATTCAAATTTTATAGTGGATTTGTCTGCCCGTTATTTTATTGATGCCAATTTTACCTTGTCATCTAATATTATAAATCTCTTTAATACAACCTATGCAGTATCGAGGGTTCCAGCAGGTTTACGTCCTGGACATCCATTTGGGGTTAATTTTTCTGTCGCGTACGGATTTTAAATTCTTGAAAAGAAATTACTCAATTTTTAAAAAATAGAACCTTGCCAAATTTTGTATGGATTAGGTTCACTTACTTACCCCTTAATAAACCACTTAATCGAGTACTCTTAAGGGAGGTATGGGTGTGATATTAGTTACTTTTGTAGCCTTTATTTAACTTTTAATTACCAATACGTCGATAATTGGGGCTTAATAGTTGATTTTAGAGCAAAATACGCAGATGGCTCTAATATTTTGATAAGTTAAATCTTATTTTTTATCCCGCTTCAAGTTTTTGCACAACCTGTGCATCGATTAATTTGTATATTTGTCAAACTTTATGAAAATATTCGTTTCCATATCAATGTCGCTTCTATTCTTTTTTCAAGGGATTAGCATAGATATGGACTTTTGTGGGCCAATTAAAGAAATTTCAAGTATTATTACCCATTATCAAGACCATAAAGTTTATGGCGACTCTTTCCTTGAATATGTAGTTGAAGATTACATTGACAATGATGCAAAAAATGAAGGGCATCATAATAACCCAGTTAAGGAGAATACACCATTTCATTCCCATAATCAATGTTGTCATCCTTTAGTATTAATTAATGCGAACAACAATTCGGCTTTAACCAATCGACTAAAGTTTGAAGAGAAAAAACAGTTTAACTTACATAAAGTAAACTTCACTTCCAGATATTTGGAATCGCTTTTCCAACCCCCTAAAGTATAATTCAGTTTTTTAAGGATAGCTATATCCTTACGTGATGCTTTTCAAAGTAAGCATCACATTATAAACGCATTGCATCTAATTGCATTGCGAGGTTTAAACTGAATTAATACTTTTTCTATGATTAACAAAATCATTTCATTTTCCATTAATAACAAGTTTATTATTGGGCTCTTTATAGTGGCACTTGTAGGTACGGGCATTTGGTCTATGGCCACTATAAATCTGGGTTCTGTACCCGATATTACCAACAACCAAGTACAGGTTATTACAGTTGCCCCAAATTTAGGTACTGAAGATATTGAGCAATTTGTTACCTATCCGGTAGAATTGGCAATGGCCAATCTTCCTGACGTTATCGAGCTGCGTTCGGTATCCCGTTTTGGGCTGTCCGTGGTTACCATTGTCTTTAAAGATGAGGCAGGTACATATCTTCCCCGGCAATTGGTGCAAGAGAAATTAACCGAAGTTGCTGGAGAAATCCCCGAAGGCTTCGGCACGCCATTTATGGCACCAATAACTACAGGTCTGGGCGAAATCTACCAATACACCTTAAAATTAAAAGAGGGCTACGAAGATAAATACGATGCAATGGAGCTTCGTACCATTCAGGATTGGATTGTAAAACGTCAAATGGCATTAGTTCCCGGAGTGGTCGAGGTCAATGCTTTTGGAGGTTATGTAAAACAGTATGAAGTTGCCATAAATCCTAATAAGCTGAAAAGTTTCGGTATTACAATGAATCAGGTATTTGAAGCCTTGAAAGTGAACAATGCCAATACTGGTGGTGCTTACATTGAAAAAAACCACCAAGCCAATTTTATCCGTGGCGAAGGATTGGCACGAAGTATCGAGGATTTGGAAAACACAGTTGTGACGACTCAAAATGGAAGTCCTGTTTTAATCCGGGATGTCGCCGAAAAAGTAGGCTTTGGTAATCAGGTGCGTTATGGTGCGTTTACCCAAGATGGACACGAAACTGTTGGCGGACAAATTTTAATGCTGAAAGGCGAAAGCCCAGGCAACGTAGTCGAAAATGTGGAGAAGCGCATTGTAGAAATACAAAAATCCCTACCCGAAGGTGTTTACATAGATACATTTTTAAGTCGAAGTGAACTCATTGGAAGAACCACAAGCACCGTTGAAAAAAACCTTATTGAAGGTTCATTGATTGTGATTTTTGTGCTTGTCTTGCTTTTGGGAAGTTTCCGTGGTGGCTTGATTACAGCTTCGGTAATCCCTTTATCATTGCTTTTCGCATTTATATTGATGAAACAATTCGGAGTGTGGGCAAATTTAATGTCCTTGGGGGCAATCGATTTTGGAATCATCGTGGATGGCGCTGTAATTATAGTTGAAGGTATGGTATTCCACATTCATCAACGGATGAAGAAAACCACAACCGCCATTGGCCAACCTGAAATGGATGAAATAGCCTATGAATCGGCAAGCACGATGATGAATTCAGCATTTTTTGGTCAGTTAATTATCCTTATTGTATTTACACCAATTCTCTTTTTGACTGGTGTAGAAGGAAAAATGTTCCGTCCAATGGCATTTACTTTTGGATTTGCCGTTTTAGGAGCGATTATCCTTTGTCTTACTTATGTTCCAATGATTTCAGCACTATTCCTAAAACCTGCTAAAAATCAGAATAGTTGGTTTGCCAAATTTGAAAACAAGATTGATAGGTTCAGTGATAAAATAATGTCCGGTTTAAACAGAGGGTATGTACCATTGCTCAATTTTGCACTTCGCTTTCGAGCTGGTGTCGTGATTGGCGCAGTTGCTCTATTACTGATTGCAGGATTTATTTTCAGCAATATGGGTGGCGAATTCATACCTAAATTTGATGAGGGCGATATTGCGTTTCAGGCTTTGATAAAACCGGGGAGCAGTCTTACCGAGTCTATTGAGGCTTCAAAAAAACTTCAAAATTTAATCAATGAATTTCCCGAGGTAAAAACGGTAATTTCAAGGATTGGTGTGGCCGAAATACCAACAGACCCAATGCCTATGGACATTGCCGATAGTTACATTATTCTTGAAAAAGATAAGAGTAAATGGACTTCCGCAGATAGCAAAGAAGAACTCATAGAAAAAATTCAAGAAAAAATTTCAGTCGTTCCCGGCGTAAATTTCGTATTTACCCAACCTGTAGAACTTCGTTTTAATGAATTGCTTACAGGGGTTCGTGAGGACGTGGCAATTAAATTGTACGGCGAGGATTTAGAAGTGTTAGCCGACAAGGTACAGGAAATCGCAGCGGTCATCAGAACCGTTCCTGGAGCGGCTGACCTCAATGTAGAAGCTACAAGCGGTTTGCCACAAATGACGGTGGTGTATAACCGTGCGAAAATGGCACAATACGGTGTAACCGTTGACAAGCTGAACGATTATGTGAGTGCTTCATTTTCTGGAGAACAGGCAAGTGTGATTTTTGAAGGCGAAAAAAGGTTTGATGTGGTCATTCGGTTGGCGAAGGAATTTCGACAAGATATCAACAGTCTTAAAAATCTTTATATCGATTTACCAAACGGAGCGCAAGTGCCTTTAAAGGAGGTTGCAGATATCAGCTATAAGCCAGGACCAATGCAAATTTCAAGGGACAATACCTCTCGCCGTATTTCGGTTGGGGTCAATGTTCGTGGGCGCGATGTAAAATCGATGGTCGAGGAAATACAGCAAAAATTGGAAACACAGGTAAAATTGCCACCTGGTTATTTTGTAACCTACGGAGGTTCTTTCGAAAACCTTCAACGTGCTTCAGACCGATTGATGATTGTAGTGCCTATTGCACTTTTCCTAATATTCATATTGCTCTATTTTGCATTGAGTTCGTTCTCGCAATCACTAATGATTTATATGGCAGTGCCTTTGGCGGCCATTGGAGGTGTCTTTGCACTATTGATACGAGGAATGCCTTTTAGTATATCGGCAGGTGTTGGTTTTATTGTGCTCTTTGGAGTTGCGGTTTTAAACGGATTGGTACTGATAAACAAATTCAACGAATTAAAAGAAAGTGGAATGACAGACTTAAAAAAACGAATATACGAGGCAACACACGAACGCTTACGTCCAATTTTGCTTACGGCAACGGCGGCCATTATGGGCTTTATCCCAATGGCGATTTCTACCTCTGGCGGGGCAGAAGTGCAGCGACCATTGGCAACGGTGGTTATTGGCGGATTGATAACAGCAACATTTTTAACGCTTGTGGTCCTTCCTGTATTATATTATTGGCTCGAATCGAGAAAGGAACGAAACAATAACGATGGAGGTGTAAGTTATGTCAATAAATCAACCAACATTGTAACCGTATTATTGATGGTTGGCGGTTTGATGGCTTCTGGAACTGCATTTGCCCAAGACACCAATCCAGATGCAACAATGTCAAAGGTCTTAACAGTAAATGAGGCTGTTGCTATGGCAAAACAGAATTATCCTTCGCTTAAGGAAAGTCAAGCTTTAATCGAAAGAGAACAGGCTCTGAAAGGAACAAGTTTTGATTTAGGAAGTACCTCTTTATATACCGGTAGAGAAGACCAAGGGTTACAACAAGGAATATTGCGTACCTATGGCGTACAACAGGGCAATATTGATTTGCTTTCCGGTTTTTCAAAATCCAAATTTTATAAAGAACGGGTTAAATTGGGCGAAAAATTCTATGCTGTCAATGAGCAGCAATTGATTCGTAATGTGATGCAGGCGTATGACCTTATCAATTATAACAAAGCACAATTGCGTTTTGCGGAACAGTTGGACAGTGTTTATGCCAACTTTAGGACGGCTGCCGAATTGCGTTATGATACAGGGGAAACGGGCAAGCTGGAATTTATCGCCGCCTCTTCCGAATATCAGCAGATTCAGGTATTACGACAGCAAGCCTATGACGATATAGAAATCGCCAAAAGGGCATTGAAGCAGTATTTGGGCATCGACCAAGAAATTGAAACGGTCGGACTGCCCTACGGCACAATTAATTTTATGAGTGTTTTGGATTCAACTTCGATGGCCAACAACCCAATATTGCAGTATTCGATGCAGAATGCGGAAGTAAGCAAAGCGAATATCGGTGTGGAGAAAGCACAGTTCCTACCAAAATTCAGCATAAGTTATGATAAACTGAAATACAACGATGTGTCTGGCTTTAGCGCATATCAAGCAGGTATCAGCATTCCGCTTTGGTTCTTTCCTCAAAAATCAAGGGTTAAAGCTGCCAAGGCAGATGCAATGGTAGTCGAAAACCAGTATTTGGAACAGAAGGCAATAACTGAAAGTAGGGTTTCCCAACTTTTAAAATCTTTAGAAAAAACCCAAAAGACCCTTGATTATTATCAAGAAGGAGCTTTACTATTGGCCGAAGAACAGATTTCGACAGCTGAACTTGCTTCAAAAGAAGGCGAAATAGATTATGTGAATTATATCACGATCCTGAACAGTGCCATTCGTATAAAGCAGAGTCATTTACAATTTATAAATCAGTATAACCAACAAGCTATTGAGCTACAATATCAATTGGGCAATTTATAACCTTAAAAAAAGAGAAATGAAAAATATACTATTAGTAAGTACCGTATTATTTACACTTATGTTTATGAGCTGTAACGATGCCCAAAAATCTGAACTTGGGCATAACGAAGCTGAAGGCGTATCAAAAACCAATGAAGTTGGAGAAGATGCACACGGCGAAGAAGGCCACGTTGAAGGAGAAGAGGAAGAAGGTGGTCACAGCGAGGAAGAAGGCGTTGTCGAACTCACAAAGCAACAGGCCGAAACCATAGGTTTGGAAATGAAACCTTTGGAGGAACGCAATTTAGGGAACAACATTAAAGTAACAGGAACGCTGGAACTTTTCCCACAGGACAAGGCGAACATAAGTCCTTTTGTTGGTGGAAATGTGAGTTCCATAAAAGTAATCCCTGGAGATAACGTAAA
The sequence above is drawn from the Cellulophaga sp. Hel_I_12 genome and encodes:
- a CDS encoding IS110 family transposase yields the protein MKKTKKEVVEMAMMNPNAAGIDIGSTEHWVAVPEDRDAERVRRFTAFTCDLHQIARWLKKCGITTIAMESTGIYWLNLFLLLEDYGFEVFLVNARNVKNVSGRKTDMSDAEWIQKLHSCGLLSNSFQPDNYTRELRTYTRHRQNLIRQASRYLQHMQKSMEQMNIKLHKVIRDLAGKTGMSIVSAILDGERDTEILAELRDRCVRASKETIMKSLEGTWREEYLFTLQQAYDSFHFVHAQMQQCDENIEKALKKRETIEVPGEDKDPVNKKKKTKNKNTPKFDVDSYLKTQLGVDITQIDGIDSLSGLNILGEMGSDFSKWPTRKQFLSWLNLVPNNKQSGGKLISSHLMNKKNTAGHIFRKCGSCLWKSKGPLGDYYRIQRAKNGGKAAAIATGNKLASIVYTMVTHQVEYDESILVKMKRHSQQKRLDNLQKKVAHIQKELEEAA
- a CDS encoding TonB-dependent receptor domain-containing protein translates to MKILSFTATTLLFYITGLAQTNPQQKDSIKQQTEQLKEVIVTGNVLLGSKFEAQNKTGSATYISKEDLKKFSFTNINRILRTVPGINIYEEDGFGLRPNISLRGTSPERSAKINLMEDGVLIAPAPYSAPAAYYFPTIGRMEAIEVLKGSSQIQYGPNTTGGAINMISSRIPEKFSGKASIAAGNYDSRNTQLVLGNSFKNFGFVTDYFNYSSDGFKDLDGGGNTGFDKTDYMAKFRVNTNLDAKIYQSLLFKIQYSEEEANETYLGLTDADFEESPFRRYRASSEDVMNAKHQQYQLTHFIRLSPSLDIRTTGYLNRFKRNWYKLDDVNLGERVSINNILSSPENFPSEYQTLMGNEDTQMDALGIKANNRIYTSNGIQSIATLKWGNQWVQRLEAGIRYHEDDEDRFQWVDRYAFENQELIQTTVGEKGTDANRISSAKALAAHLLYTVKIENLTLTPGLRYENITLTRMDYGTDDPLRTGQNLSIRENEVDVWIPGIGANYRFSNNISIFGGVHKGFSPPSNTPGQNPEESINYELGSRFSLKGFTGEVVGFYNDYQNLLGSDLAATGGTGSLDQFNAGEVRVSGIEFLLNYNLLYNKSEKFKLPLSISYTLTDTEFLTSFDSNEDIYGVVTIGDEIPYIAKNQLNATFGLEHKKFEVSLNSRYTSAFRTKAGAGTIPENFKVDSNFIVDLSARYFIDANFTLSSNIINLFNTTYAVSRVPAGLRPGHPFGVNFSVAYGF
- a CDS encoding CusA/CzcA family heavy metal efflux RND transporter; translated protein: MINKIISFSINNKFIIGLFIVALVGTGIWSMATINLGSVPDITNNQVQVITVAPNLGTEDIEQFVTYPVELAMANLPDVIELRSVSRFGLSVVTIVFKDEAGTYLPRQLVQEKLTEVAGEIPEGFGTPFMAPITTGLGEIYQYTLKLKEGYEDKYDAMELRTIQDWIVKRQMALVPGVVEVNAFGGYVKQYEVAINPNKLKSFGITMNQVFEALKVNNANTGGAYIEKNHQANFIRGEGLARSIEDLENTVVTTQNGSPVLIRDVAEKVGFGNQVRYGAFTQDGHETVGGQILMLKGESPGNVVENVEKRIVEIQKSLPEGVYIDTFLSRSELIGRTTSTVEKNLIEGSLIVIFVLVLLLGSFRGGLITASVIPLSLLFAFILMKQFGVWANLMSLGAIDFGIIVDGAVIIVEGMVFHIHQRMKKTTTAIGQPEMDEIAYESASTMMNSAFFGQLIILIVFTPILFLTGVEGKMFRPMAFTFGFAVLGAIILCLTYVPMISALFLKPAKNQNSWFAKFENKIDRFSDKIMSGLNRGYVPLLNFALRFRAGVVIGAVALLLIAGFIFSNMGGEFIPKFDEGDIAFQALIKPGSSLTESIEASKKLQNLINEFPEVKTVISRIGVAEIPTDPMPMDIADSYIILEKDKSKWTSADSKEELIEKIQEKISVVPGVNFVFTQPVELRFNELLTGVREDVAIKLYGEDLEVLADKVQEIAAVIRTVPGAADLNVEATSGLPQMTVVYNRAKMAQYGVTVDKLNDYVSASFSGEQASVIFEGEKRFDVVIRLAKEFRQDINSLKNLYIDLPNGAQVPLKEVADISYKPGPMQISRDNTSRRISVGVNVRGRDVKSMVEEIQQKLETQVKLPPGYFVTYGGSFENLQRASDRLMIVVPIALFLIFILLYFALSSFSQSLMIYMAVPLAAIGGVFALLIRGMPFSISAGVGFIVLFGVAVLNGLVLINKFNELKESGMTDLKKRIYEATHERLRPILLTATAAIMGFIPMAISTSGGAEVQRPLATVVIGGLITATFLTLVVLPVLYYWLESRKERNNNDGGVSYVNKSTNIVTVLLMVGGLMASGTAFAQDTNPDATMSKVLTVNEAVAMAKQNYPSLKESQALIEREQALKGTSFDLGSTSLYTGREDQGLQQGILRTYGVQQGNIDLLSGFSKSKFYKERVKLGEKFYAVNEQQLIRNVMQAYDLINYNKAQLRFAEQLDSVYANFRTAAELRYDTGETGKLEFIAASSEYQQIQVLRQQAYDDIEIAKRALKQYLGIDQEIETVGLPYGTINFMSVLDSTSMANNPILQYSMQNAEVSKANIGVEKAQFLPKFSISYDKLKYNDVSGFSAYQAGISIPLWFFPQKSRVKAAKADAMVVENQYLEQKAITESRVSQLLKSLEKTQKTLDYYQEGALLLAEEQISTAELASKEGEIDYVNYITILNSAIRIKQSHLQFINQYNQQAIELQYQLGNL